In Pseudomonas sp. LRP2-20, the genomic window CCCAAGGGCCAGCCTTCCAGCTCGCCGACCACCAGCCCAAGCAAGGCCATGACGGCCAGCAGTACCGACACGATTGGCCAGACGACGCGCAGGCCGCGCCAGAACTCACGGATGAAGTCATGCCGCAACTGTTTCATGGCTCGCATGGGGCACTCCTGGAAAGAAGCAAACGACGGTTTTGTTCACCCTCGTACCTGGCTGCACGGCAAATCACCAGCCATCATCATGTAGCAGAATCTAGCGGTACTGGCCGCGTTGTGGGTGCGCTGCACCTGGCTGGCCGACGCTCTTGTAGTGCAATCGCCCCTATTGCCATCGACTAGTTGCGCGGAGGTCATCATCGTGCGCGATCCTGCAAAGAAAATGGGCCTGGTCGGGCTCACGACATTGGTCACGGTGAACATGATGGGCTCCGGCATCATCATGCTGCCGGCAAGCATGGCGCAGATCGGCGCCGTCTCGTTGTTGTCATGGGTGATCACGGCGGTGGGGTCGATGGCCATCGCCTATTGCTTCGCCCAGTGCGGCATCTACTGCACGCGCTCAGGTGGCATGTCGGCCTACAGTGAAGAGGCCCATGGCAAATCGGCCTTTTTCCTCTGTTCCTACCTGTATTTTCTTTCGCTGATGATCGGCAATGTTGCCATAGGCATTTCCGCCGTCGGTTACCTCACGCCCTTCATTCCCTGGCTCGGCAGCGGTGCGGTGCCGCTGCTGGTCGGGGCGGTGACGCTGATCTGGTTCACGACCCTGGCGAACCTGGGGGGCGCCGACATCACCGGGCGCCTGGGGGCGATCAGTGTCTGGGGCGTCATCGTCCCGGTGGCAGGCCTGAGCCTGATCGGCTGGTTCTGGTTCAGTACTGCTACGTTCCAGCAGGCCTGGAACCCGGGGCAGGTACCTGTCGGCCAGGCGATCACCAACAGTATTCCGCTGACACTGTGGGCGTTCCTGGGCATGGAGTCGGCCGCGCAGAACTCCGACGCGGTGGAGGACCCCAAGCGCAATGTGCCGCTGGCCTGCCTGTTCGGCACGCTGGGCGCGGCAGTGGT contains:
- the potE gene encoding putrescine-ornithine antiporter, with the translated sequence MRDPAKKMGLVGLTTLVTVNMMGSGIIMLPASMAQIGAVSLLSWVITAVGSMAIAYCFAQCGIYCTRSGGMSAYSEEAHGKSAFFLCSYLYFLSLMIGNVAIGISAVGYLTPFIPWLGSGAVPLLVGAVTLIWFTTLANLGGADITGRLGAISVWGVIVPVAGLSLIGWFWFSTATFQQAWNPGQVPVGQAITNSIPLTLWAFLGMESAAQNSDAVEDPKRNVPLACLFGTLGAAVVYILSTSVIQGIVPNADLANASAPFALAYARMFDDTVGNVIMGLAVIACVGSLLGWQFTLAETAKVTAGQGLFPKLFTRTTARGVPLAGMLTCAVLQSLIALSTLSPNASAQFGRLVNLAAVTNIIPYITSLTGLLVIMYKAQVDIAIFRRNSAIMLVAVCYCFYALYASGLEAVFGAALIMALGYLLFGFIAKRFIKALDMIGGTP